The following DNA comes from Mucisphaera calidilacus.
TCTTCTTTGGTGAAGTCGATGCCTGAGTCCTCGACGGCGTGGATGGCGGCGCCGAGTGCGAACTGGGCGAAGCGGTCCATGCGTTTGAGGTCGCGGCTGTCGACGGACGGGATGCCTTCCCAGGTGTCGATTTCGCCGGCGATCTGCGAGGTGTAGGCGGAGGTATCGAAGCTACGTATGGACTGGATAAAGCTCTTGCCGTCGAGTAGGTCATTCCAGACCTGTTCGAGGTCAGCGCCTCTGCTGGTGATGCATCCCAGTCCTGTGATCGCGACGCGGCGGTCAGCCATCGTGATGTGCGTCATCCTCTCGGTTCGGCATGGGCGTGGAGACCGCATACCGTCTCATCGCGTGGTTCGTCCACGCGTTGCTTATGGCGAACGTAGGTTTGAAGAGCGTTGGATCAGGCTTCGCTGGTCTGGCTCTTGATGAAGTCGATGGCCTGTCCGACGGTCTGGATCTTGCTGGCGTCGTCGTCGGGGATGGAGGTCTCGAATTCGTCTTCGAACTCCATGACGAGTTCGACGGTGTCGAGGCTGTCGGCGTTGAGGTCGTTGACGAAGTTGGTGTCACGAGAGATCTCGCCCTTGTCGACGCCCATCTGTTCGGCGACGATGGCTACAACTTTTTCCTGGATCTCGGCTTCCGTCATTCGTTGGGTCTCCTTACGGGCATTGGCCCGTGTTTTCAGTCCCTTTGTGGTGTAACGAGGGACTATATCTTGGGGTCGGGGGCTTGCCAAGCGTGTGCCTGGCGTCGTGATTGGTTGTTGTATCAGGTCATGGTCATGCCGCCGTCGACGGTGACGACCTGCCCGGTGACGTACCCGGCGTTTTCGTCGGCGAGGAAGGCGACGGCGTGGGCGATTTCCTCGGGTTGTCCGAATCGTCGCAGGGGTGTGATCTGCTTGACGCTGTCCTTGATGGTGTCGGGGAGGACGTCGGTCATGTCGGTCTGGACGAATCCGGGCGCGACGACGTTGGCGGTGATGTTTTTGGGTGCGAGCTCCTTGGCGACGGAGCGTGTCATTCCGATGATGCCGGCCTTGGCGGCGGCGTAGTTGGTCTGGCCGGCGTTGCCGACGAGTCCGGCGACGGATCCGACGTTGATGATGCGTCCCCACTTGCCGCGCATCATGGGTCTTGCGGCGGCGCGGGTGGCCTCGAAGACGGAGCGGAGGTTGGTGGCGATGACCTGGTCGAATTCTTCGTCGGTCATGCGGAGCAGGAGGTTGTCGCGTGTGATGCCGGCGTTGTTGACGAGGATGTCGAGTCTGCCGTGGTCGGCGACGACCTTCTCGATGAGCGCGGCGAGGGTGCCCTGAGTGCTGATGTCGCAGGTGGCGACGGAGGCGCTGCCGTTGTCGTTTTCGATCTGCTGTTTGACGGCTTCGAGTTTGTCGGCGTTGCGTGCGACGCAGACGACGTGTCGTCCCTGGCGGGCGAGTGCGCGAGCGGCGGCGGCGCCGATGCCTCGTGAGGCACCGGTGACGATGGCGACGCGTTGTGTATCGGTGTCGGTCATGGTGGTCGTCTCGGGTCAGGTGTGGGCGTGATCAGGCGGGTTCGGCGTGGTTCCTGACCTTGATGGAGCGGTCGATGCGTCGCATGAGTCCCGAGAGGACTCGGCCGGGTGCGAGTTCGCGGAACTGGCTGAAGCTGAAGTCCTGAGCGGCGAGGCCCATGGACTGGGTCCAGCGTACGGGGTGGGTGAGCTGGTTGACGAGTTGTTCGCGGATGGCGTCGGGGTTGTCGTCGTGGGGCTGTCCGGTGACGTTGGCGATGACGGGGACGCGTGGCGCTGTGAAGGGTGTCTGGACGAGGGCTTCGCGGAGCTTGTTGGCGGCGGGTGCCATGATGGGCGAGTGGAAGGCGCCGGCGACGGCGAGGGGTGTGGGCTTGAGGCCCATTTCGTCGGCGACCTTGACGGCGCGTTCGCAGGCGTCGGTGCTGCCCGAGACGACGACCTGCATGGGCGAGTTGTAGTTGGCGGGGACGAGGATGCCTTCGCCACGCGCCTTGTCGCAGAGTTCGAGGATTTTCTCCTCGGTGACGTCGCCCGTGACGGCGACCATGGAGGAGTCGGCTGCCTCGGCGGCCTGCTGCATGGCTTCGCCACGGAGCTGTACGAGTTTGAGTCCGTTCTCGAAGGTAACGGCGTCGGCGAGGTGGAGCGCTGTGAATTCGCCGAGCGAGAGTCCGGCGGTCATGGCGAGGTCGTCGGGGTTGAGTTCGCCGGTCTCGACGAGTCCTCGGTAGGAGGCGACGGAGGCGGTGTAGATGGCGGGTTGTGCGCGGTCGGTGCGGTTGAGGACGTCTTCGGGTCCGTCGAAGCAGAGTGAGGTGAGGTCGTAGCCGAGGATGTCGTTGGCCTGCTGGAAGACGTCGCGTGCTGCTGCGGAGGCTTCGGCCCACGACTTACCCATGCCGATGTGCTGTGCGCC
Coding sequences within:
- the fabG gene encoding 3-oxoacyl-[acyl-carrier-protein] reductase, whose translation is MTDTDTQRVAIVTGASRGIGAAAARALARQGRHVVCVARNADKLEAVKQQIENDNGSASVATCDISTQGTLAALIEKVVADHGRLDILVNNAGITRDNLLLRMTDEEFDQVIATNLRSVFEATRAAARPMMRGKWGRIINVGSVAGLVGNAGQTNYAAAKAGIIGMTRSVAKELAPKNITANVVAPGFVQTDMTDVLPDTIKDSVKQITPLRRFGQPEEIAHAVAFLADENAGYVTGQVVTVDGGMTMT
- the acpP gene encoding acyl carrier protein gives rise to the protein MTEAEIQEKVVAIVAEQMGVDKGEISRDTNFVNDLNADSLDTVELVMEFEDEFETSIPDDDASKIQTVGQAIDFIKSQTSEA
- the fabD gene encoding ACP S-malonyltransferase; translation: MSSNAATQTVTAVALLCPGQGAQHIGMGKSWAEASAAARDVFQQANDILGYDLTSLCFDGPEDVLNRTDRAQPAIYTASVASYRGLVETGELNPDDLAMTAGLSLGEFTALHLADAVTFENGLKLVQLRGEAMQQAAEAADSSMVAVTGDVTEEKILELCDKARGEGILVPANYNSPMQVVVSGSTDACERAVKVADEMGLKPTPLAVAGAFHSPIMAPAANKLREALVQTPFTAPRVPVIANVTGQPHDDNPDAIREQLVNQLTHPVRWTQSMGLAAQDFSFSQFRELAPGRVLSGLMRRIDRSIKVRNHAEPA